One region of Clavibacter michiganensis subsp. tessellarius genomic DNA includes:
- the gap gene encoding type I glyceraldehyde-3-phosphate dehydrogenase, whose amino-acid sequence MTVKIGINGFGRIGRNYFRAALAKGSDIEIVAVNDLTDNKALAHLLKYDSITGRLDATVELDGDNIVVNGKAIRVLEERDPANLPWGELGVEIVIESTGRFTKAEDARKHITAGAKKVLVSAPATGDNVATLVLGVNEGTYDPATHDVISNASCTTNCLAPLAKVFLDEFGIERGLMTTVHAYTADQNLQDGPHSDLRRARAAAVNIIPTSTGAAKALGLVIPELVGKLDGYALRVPVPTGSITDLTIETTANVTVEQVNAAYKAAAEGPLKGILKYTEDPIVSSDIVNDPHSSIFDAGLTKVIGSQVKVASWYDNEWGYSNRLVDLTEYVADRL is encoded by the coding sequence GTGACCGTCAAGATCGGCATCAACGGCTTCGGCCGCATCGGCCGCAACTACTTCCGCGCCGCGCTCGCCAAGGGCAGCGACATCGAGATCGTCGCCGTCAACGACCTCACCGACAACAAGGCGCTCGCGCACCTGCTCAAGTACGACTCCATCACGGGCCGCCTCGACGCGACCGTCGAGCTCGACGGCGACAACATCGTCGTCAACGGCAAGGCCATCCGCGTCCTCGAGGAGCGCGACCCCGCGAACCTCCCCTGGGGCGAGCTGGGCGTCGAGATCGTCATCGAGTCCACGGGCCGCTTCACGAAGGCGGAGGACGCGCGCAAGCACATCACCGCCGGCGCCAAGAAGGTCCTCGTCTCCGCGCCCGCCACGGGCGACAACGTCGCGACCCTGGTCCTCGGCGTCAACGAGGGCACCTACGACCCCGCCACCCACGACGTCATCTCCAACGCGTCCTGCACCACGAACTGCCTCGCGCCCCTCGCCAAGGTCTTCCTCGACGAGTTCGGCATCGAGCGCGGCCTGATGACCACGGTCCACGCGTACACGGCCGACCAGAACCTGCAGGACGGCCCGCACAGCGACCTGCGTCGCGCCCGTGCCGCCGCGGTCAACATCATCCCGACGTCGACGGGTGCCGCCAAGGCGCTCGGCCTCGTCATCCCGGAGCTCGTCGGCAAGCTCGACGGCTACGCCCTCCGCGTGCCCGTGCCCACCGGCTCGATCACGGACCTCACCATCGAGACCACGGCGAACGTCACGGTCGAGCAGGTCAACGCCGCCTACAAGGCCGCGGCCGAGGGCCCCCTCAAGGGCATCCTCAAGTACACCGAGGACCCGATCGTCTCGAGCGACATCGTCAACGACCCGCACTCCTCGATCTTCGACGCCGGCCTCACCAAGGTCATCGGCTCGCAGGTCAAGGTCGCGTCGTGGTACGACAACGAGTGGGGCTACTCCAACCGCCTCGTCGACCTCACCGAGTACGTCGCCGACCGCCTGTAA
- a CDS encoding superoxide dismutase encodes MADYTLVDLPYDYSALEPSISGRIMELHHDKHHKTYVDGANTALVKLQEARDAGDLTFVNKLQKDLAFNLAGHVNHTVFWNNLSPDGGDKPTGELAAAIDEFFGSYEKFQAHFTASALGIQGSGWSILAWDSLGEKLIIEQLYDHQGNLAAATVPILLLDMWEHAFYLDYVNVKADYVKAFWNIVNWADVQARFEATRTKTQGLFLLS; translated from the coding sequence ATGGCTGACTACACTCTCGTCGACCTCCCGTACGACTACTCGGCCCTCGAGCCGAGCATCAGCGGCCGCATCATGGAGCTGCACCACGACAAGCACCACAAGACGTACGTCGACGGCGCGAACACCGCCCTCGTCAAGCTGCAGGAGGCGCGCGACGCCGGCGACCTGACCTTCGTCAACAAGCTGCAGAAGGACCTCGCGTTCAACCTCGCGGGCCACGTCAACCACACGGTCTTCTGGAACAACCTCAGCCCGGACGGCGGCGACAAGCCCACCGGCGAGCTGGCCGCGGCCATCGACGAGTTCTTCGGCTCGTACGAGAAGTTCCAGGCGCACTTCACCGCCTCCGCCCTCGGCATCCAGGGCTCCGGCTGGAGCATCCTCGCGTGGGACTCCCTCGGCGAGAAGCTCATCATCGAGCAGCTCTACGACCACCAGGGCAACCTCGCCGCGGCGACCGTCCCGATCCTGCTGCTCGACATGTGGGAGCACGCGTTCTACCTCGACTACGTCAACGTTAAGGCCGACTACGTCAAGGCGTTCTGGAACATCGTCAACTGGGCCGACGTCCAGGCGCGCTTCGAGGCGACCCGCACCAAGACGCAGGGCCTCTTCCTCCTCTCGTAG